Sequence from the Corallococcus sp. EGB genome:
GCTCTGCTGTACGCTGCGTCGCGGTGACCCCCACGTGATTGGCGTCTTCTCGGATACGCACGGTGACCTGGACGCCTTCGACGCGGCGTATGAACTGCTGCGGTCGAAGGGCGCCCGGCGCTTCCTCTTCACCGGCGCGCGCTACACGGACCTGGATGAGTGGGTGCTGTGGCGCCGCAAGAAGAGCCGGGGTGGGCGCGAGTACTCGGACGCGGACTTCCTGGCGGACGTGACGCAGTGGCTGGTGGCGCCCCAGGATGGCCTGACGCGCACGGCCGCTTCCCGCGAGGCCCCCGCGGACCTCGCCAACGAGGACGACCGGCGCCTGGTGATGGAGCGCTTCGTGCGCGTCCCGGAGCGCGACTCGCTGGCGTACCGGGATCCGACCGTGGCCAACAAGGCCATGGACCTGGTGGGGGACACGCTCTGCTGCGTGGTGCATGACAAGAACGACCTGGTGCGCGACGACCTGCTCAACGCGCTGGTGTTCATCCACGGCAAGGAGCCGGAGCCCGCGGTGGTGCAGATCGGCCCGCGCTTCTTCGTGACGCCGGGCCGGCTGGTGGGGGCCGCGGAGCAGACGTGCGGCCTCCTGGAGAAGGCGGAGCGCAACCTGAGCTTCTCCGCGTTCCGGTTGGATGGACACCTGGTGTTGCCGCCCCGGGTGCTGCAGGTCGATTCGTGCTCGACGAAGCTCACCGTCAAGTAAGGGGCCCGCCGTGAAGGTCGCGCTGCTCGGAGGCTCGTTCAACCCGCCGCACGTGGGCCACCTGATGGCGGCCTCCTACGTCCATGCGACGCAGGGCGTGGACGCGGTGTGGCTGATGCCCACGTTCCACCATCCGTTCGGCAAGCAGCTGGAGTCGTTCGACGCGCGCGTGCGCATGTGCGACGCGCTCTGCCGCGAGACGTCCGGCTGGCTCCAGACGAGCCTGGTGGAGCGCGAGGTGGGCGGCGGCGGGCGCACGGTGGACACGCTCGCGTTCCTGGTGGAGCGGTACCCGGACACGCAGTTCTCGCTGATCATCGGCAGCGACATCCTGAGGGACCTGCCGCACTGGAAGGACTTCGAGCGCATCCAGCGGATGGCGCGCGTGCTGGTGCTCTACCGCGCCGGCTACCCGGCGCCGGACACGGTGGGGCCGCCACTGGCGGAGGTGTCCTCCACGCTGGTGCGCGACCAGCTTGCGCGCGGCATCGAGCCTGGGGAACTGGTGCCCTCGGCGGTGCTCGCGGTGGCGCGCGAGGAGGGCCTGTACGGCCTGCGTGTGGCGCGCGCTCCGTAGGGCCTTCGCTAGAACGTCACGCCAATCAGGTGCAGGTCGCCGAAGCCGTCCTCGAAGCGGTGGGCGTACTGGTAGAAGAAGGCGAAGTTGTAGGCCTGGCCCATGTTGAGCCGCAGCGTGGCGGTGCCGCCCACCGCCGTGTGGTTGTTCCGGTTGTCCGTGCGCGCGAAGGCCCCGAAGCCCTCCAGCTCCACCTGGCTGATGAAGAGCGACGGCAGCACCCACAGCGTGGACGCCCAGCCGTAGTCGATGATGAAGCGGTAGCGGTAGCGCGCGTTGGCGAGCAGCACGTTGCGCGCGCGGAAGGTGTGGTCCTCGTAGCCGCGCAGGTATTCGCTGAAGGCGATGCCCGGCTGGAGTTGGAGCGGCAGGCCGCCGTCACTGGTGCTGTCGCGGTTGAGGAAGAAGGCCTGGCCCGGGAGGATGCCGCCCACCTCCAGCAGGCCGTCCGGCGCGCCGGGCAAGGCGCGGCCCGCGACGGAGAGCTGGAGGTTGTCCTTGCCGGTGAAGGGCAGGCCGCCCAGGTAGCCGTCCACGCCCAGGCGCACGTCGCCCACGGTGGAGTTGCGCGTGAAGGCCTTCGGGAAGACGCCGCCGCTCATGGACAGGCCCAGGCCGCGCTGCGTGCCGCCGTAGGACGTGCCCTCGCCGGCGAAGTATGACGCGGCGACCTCTGGCCCGATGAGTCGGGTGGTGATGGCCGGCCGGCGCTCCGTGGCGTCGAAGCGGCGCTCGAGTGCGAGCACGCCGAAGCTCACCGGCGTCGTCCAGAACGTGCGCGACGCGAACGCGGTGGCCTGCAGGTCCGTGCGGTTGTCCTCGCGCAGGTACGCACCGGAGATCTGGATGTAGAACGGCGACAAGAGGGCGTTGCCGTACGCGAACGACACGCCCGGCTGCTTGACCTTCGTGTCGTAGGTGAGCGTGAGCGCGTACGCGTTGAAGCCCAGCCGGTCCTGGCCCGCGATGGAGATGCCGCCCCCGATGAACGGGGCGTTCGCATCGACGTCGTTGGGGACCGTGTAGAAGTAGGGGACGCGGTAGTTCGGGACGAAGAAGCCCTCGAGTGGCGAGTAGGGCTCGTCCGTCAGCACGTCCACCGCGTGACCCACGACGGGCGGAGGCGTCACGGGCGCGTCCACGTCATTCGCGGGGTCCACTGGCGGCGGGGGAGGCAGCGCCACCGGTGCCACCGCTGCCGGTGACACGTCGGGAGGGGGCTGGGTGGGGGCGTCCGTTGGGAGGGGGGATTGACCTGGAAAGGCGGCGAAGCCGTCGTGCGCGTCCGTGCCCTGGGCGAGGGGGCTGGAGGGAGCCGTGCCTTCTGGAGCGACGCCTGTGTCCGGCGCGAGCGCGACGCTTTCAGGCGGAGGCTCCGGCGCCGCACCCAGCTCGGCCAGGGCCTGGGTGAGGGGCGCGCGGTCCACCGTGAAGTTGACGCCGTCGCGGTTGAGGAACACCACGGCGTCCCCGCCCACGGGCGCGGCGTCGAGCACGAGCAGCGGCGCGTCGGTGACGCGGGCGATGCGCCGCGTGGACACCGTCATCACGTGCGCCTGGAGGCGCCCTTCGACTTCGCGCAGGAAGACGAGGTGGTCATCATCCAGCCACCGGGGCGAGTAGTTGAACAGCCCGTCCCGCGTGAGCCAGCGCAGCGACCCGTCCGGCTCGCGCAGCACCAGGTCCCAACCCTCCGCGCCGAACATGGGGAACACGTACCGCCCGCCGTCCGGAGAGGTCACGGGCGTGCCCAGCGCGGTGTGCGCTTGGAAGTCCGTCAGCCGCTCGCGCTGGCCGCTCTCCAGGTCCAGCCGCACGAGGTTCGCCGCGTCGCCACTCACCTCCACGAACACGTAGGACCGGCCGTCCGCCGTGAGGTCGCCGCCCATGCCCACCACGTCGTGCCACAGCCGCACCACGTCACCCGTGCGCGCGTCCACCCGCCACAGCTTCCCCGTGTAGCTGCCCACCGAGTCGATGTCCGCGCTGACCAGGTACAGCCACCGGCCGTCGCGGCTGAACGTCATGCCGCTGACCAGCGTCGGGCTGGCCACCACCCACCGGCGCCCCGGCAGCAACTGCACCAGCGCGCGGCTGAAGCGCTCGCGGCCATCGCGCTCGCGCACGGTGAGGCGGGTGATCTCCTCCCGGCCCACGCTCATCAGCGCCGTGCTGCCGTCGGCCGGGTTCGCGACGAGCCGCGAGAAGTAGCCCGCCTCCCGCACCAGCACCTGCTGCGTGGCGGGGCGCTCGCGCCGCGGGAGGTCCTTCTGGAGGCTCGCCTCGAACTCGCCGAACAGCGACCCGATGTCCTTGCCGTACACCCGCTTGAACCGCAGCGTCACCGCGATGGGCGGGAACAGCGAGTTGCCCTGCTCCTCCACCAGCTTCCACAGGCGCTTCTCGCCGTACGTCCGCGCCAGATACGCCACGAAGTTCGAACCGGTCAGGTAGTTGCCGCCGAACGGCTCCAGCGCGCGGTTCCCCGGGGACAGGTAGCCCGCGTTGAGCTCGCCCCCCCTGGCCTGCACCGCGCCCTCCCACCAGCCGCTCCACACCGGGCTGCTGGGGCGCCCCGTGTCCTTGCCCAGCCGGCCCTCGTAGTAGGTGGCCAGGCCTTCCAGGAACCAGGACTCGGTGAAGATGTTGGGCTGGAAGAGGCCGCCCGTCACCTGGTTGAGCACGTTCCAGATGCCGCCCACCTGCTGCATCTGCACGTAGTGCACGGACTCGTGACAGGCCACGTCGCCGATGTTCGTCTCCCCCAGGCCCAGCAGGTTGAACTGCTCCAGCGTCATGTGCTGGGGCAGCACCATCTGCTGCGGGGTGCTGGCGAACTCGGACTGGACGTACGCGTTGTTGAAGTCCGCGCTCGTCAGATAGACGAGGACCCGCTTGCGCTCCCTCTTGCTCCACGCGTCCCCGCGCAGCCGCTCCACGCACCCTTCCATCCGGGCGGCCACCCGCAGCGCCGTCCCGCGCAGGGGCGCCGGGTAGTACAACTCCAGCGACCGCGTGGTCAGCTTGTGCATCTCGTCCCGCGCGAACGACGCCTGGACGTTCTGCGGAAAACGGGGTGCGACGAAGGCACACCCCGATGTCAGCAGCAGGAGACAAGCGAGGATGGCGGGCTGGCGGGCAGGCCCGCGGGAAGCTGACATGGCTGCGCATCCTACCGACCACAATTCGTAGTCACGAACGCGTTTTTCACGGTAAGGGAACGCGTCGCTTTCGCACAGGAACCTTTTCCATGACCGAACCCGCCGAGCCCCAGGGGCTCCCCGTTCCGCAGCACGTCCACAATGCGCAGCTCCAGCTCTCCGCCGCGTTGGAGAAGGCCGGCGGCGCGCCGGTCGACCTGACGAAGGCGCCGTGGGCGGACGTGGAGAAGTCGGTCATCCAGCTGCTCGGCGGCCGGTTCGACCCCAACAACCCGAACCACCAGGGCGCGGCGCTGGGCCTGGCGGGCGGCTTCGCCCTGCGCCTCATCGCCGAGCACCAGGCCTTCTGGTTCCCCAACCGCGACTCGCCCGAGGGCGCCTCGCTGGGCTTCCCCGAGGCCATCATCATGCTGTCCCCGTTCGGGGCGGTGATGGACGCGCTGGCCCAGGGCAAGTTGACGCGGCTGGACGACCTGGCCGGCGACATCCGCCGTTCGCTGGGGCAGGTGCGCTTCGGCGCCAACCCGGCGCAGGCCCTGGGCGGCGGTCAGCCCCAGCGGCTGGGCCCGCAGGACTACCAGCGCCTGTTCGACCCGGGCTTCCTGCAGTTCATCGTGGTGGACCCGGCCAAGGCGAAGCAGGCCCTGGAGGCGAAGACGGACGCGCTGGCGCGCGACGTGCGTGACGCGCTGGGCCGCACCCAGCCGCCGCTGCCGCCGGAGGCCCGCCAGCAGTTCGAAGGACAGATCGTCACGTCGCTCCAGCGCATGGAGCAGGGCAAGACGCTGGCGGATCAGGCCGAGCGCGCCCCGCGGCTCGCGGAGCTGATGACGCACCTGGTGGCGACGGTGGGCGGCACGGGCTCGGCGCCGGAGGAGTTCTGGCACGACGTGGTGCTGCCGCTGCTGTTCATCGGCACGCCGGCGAGCTTCCCGCCGCTGGATGAGGACGAGCTGGAGGCGTTCAAGCAGGGCGCGGATCCGCTGGCGCTCTTCGTGGACGTGGTGCCGCACTCGCACCGCGCTCCGGACGAGGGCCTGCTGGGCGCTTTCGAGATGTCGGAGATCGGCCTGGTGCACCCGGCCTTCCAGAAGGTCACCGCGCTGCGCCTCATCCGCGTCAAGCCGGACCGGCTGAAGCCGCTGCTGGACAAGTACGACCCGAACGCGACCATGGACGCCGTGCAGCGCTTCACGGAGCACGTGTCCAAGGCGGCGGGCAAGCCGGCCGCGGAGTCTCCGCAGGGCAAGGAGATGCTGCAGGCGGCGCTGACGCTGCTGGCGGACCTGAAGCGCTCGGTGGCGGTGGGCGGCGACGTCTGCCTGCGCCGCCTCACGGAGGCCGAGGCCGCCTCCGAGCAGGCGCTGGCCATCGTGCGCCGCGCGCTGCAGAGCCCGCGCATCATCCTCACCTAGTCACGGTGGGAAAGACGCGCGTCCCGGGACACCGGGACGCGCGCGGTCACTTCTTCGCGAGCAGGGCCTCCAGCGCCGCACGTGGCTCTGGCTTGAGCCGCTCCGACGCCAGCCGCAGGGCCCGCCGCGAGAGCTGCGCGTAGAGCGGGGCGATGTCCGCGGGAAGCGCCGCGAGGTGCGCCGCGACGACACCCGCGTCCCCCCGGACGATGGGGCCGGTGAGTCCACCCGCAAGGCCGCGCGCTTCGATGCCTCGCAGCGCCGAGCGCATCAGCGGCAGCAGGGCCTTCAGCGCGGCCTCCGGTTCGATGCCCGCGGCGCCCAGCGCGCCCACCGCCGCGTCCGCCAGGGCCACGAGTCCGCCCGCGCTCAACACGGCGCCAGCGTGGTAGGCGGCCCGGTGCGCCTCCGGCACGTCGAACATCGCGAAGCCCACGTCCTCCGCCATGCGCTGGAGCACGGCGCGCAGGGCGGGGGAGCGCGTGCTGATGGCCGCCGTATGGCCCGCGAGCGAGTCACGCGCGGAGGACACGGCGCACAGCGGATGGAACGAGCCCACCGCGCGGCCCCGCTGCGTCCCCAGCGCGGAGAGGGGCAGGGCGCCCGCGGTGTGCACCAGCGCCACCGTGCGCGGCAGCTCACGGGAGAGGGCCTCGGACACGGAGGGCACCGCCGCGTCCGGAACGCACAGCACGCAGACGCGCGCCTTTCTCAGGTCCGCTGAGGTCGCGGGCTTGAGGCCCAGGGCTCGCGCGCGCTCGCGACCCGCGTCGTCGCGTGAGTGCACGCGCACGGGCCATCGCTTTGCCTGCAGCGCCAACGCGAGCGCGCCACCGAGCCGGCCCGCCCCGACGATGACCACGGGGACCCGCTGCGCCTTCGCCGTTCCGCGAGCCTTCGTGCCCGTCGAGGGACGCCCGCGGGCGCTCTCGGTGGTGCGGCCTTTCGCTTGTGCCGGGCGAGGGCCCGCCGGGCTCACGAGCCCGGCGCGAACGGCGCCGCTCCGCGTGCTCCCGCCTCGCCGCGCCACCGTCAGGCGGCGTCCCGCGCGAACTGGAGCTGACCGGCCTGCACGGCCACGCGCACGCGGTCGCCCGCGCCGAACTCGCCGGACAGGATGCGCTCCGCCAGGGGGCCTTCCACCAGCCGCTGCACCACCTGGCGCATCGGACGCGCGCCCAGCATCGGGTCGAAGCCGCCGGACTTGAGCAGGTGCCCCACCACGTCCGTGCCCGCCGTGTAGACGATGCCGCGCTCCGTCGCGAGCCGCTTGCTGCTCTCCGCCAGGATGAGCGTGGCGATCTTCGCCACCTCCTGCTCCGCCAGCGGACGGAACGGCAGCCGCTCGTCGATGCGGTTCCACAGCTCGGGAGGCAGCGCCTTGCGCGCCGTGTCCGACGCCATGTCGAGCGCGCTGGCCGCCGCCGCGTCCGCCGCGCCGAAGCCCACCGCGCGGCCCGTGCGGTTGAACGCCTCCGCGCCCAGGTTCGTGGTCATCACGATGACCGTGTTCGAGAAGTCGATGTGCCGGCCCTTGCCGTCCGTCAGCCGCCCCTCCTCCAGCACCTGGAGCAGCAGCATCTGCACCTCGCGGTGCGCCTTCTCGATCTCGTCCAGCACCACCACCGACGACGGCCGCCGGCGCACCGGCTCCGTGAGCTGCCCGCCCTCGCCGAAGCCCACGTAGCCCGCGGGCGAACCGATGAGGCGCGACACGCCGTGGGACTCGGACATCTCGCTCATGTCCAGGCGCACCAGCGCGTCCCGGTTGCCGAAGAGCACCTCCGCCAGCGCCCGCGCCATCTCCGTCTTGCCCACGCCCGTGGGGCCCAGGAAGAGGAAGCTGCCCATGGGCCGACGTGACGCGAAGCCCGCGTAGTTGCGGCGGATGACCCTCGCGATGCGCACCACCGGGTCGCTGTGGCCAATCACGCGCTCCGCCAGGTCGTTCTCCAACCGGAGCAGCCGCGCGGAGTCGTTCATCAACAGCCGCTCTTCCGGCACGCCCGCCAGCTTCGCCACCACGCGCGCCACGTCCGCCGCGTCCACCCGGTGCTTGCCCTCGCGGTGGCAGCGGCTGCCCGCCAGGTCCACCACGCTGATGGCCTTGTCCGGCATGAACCGGTCCGTCACGTAGCGGCTCGCCAGCGACGCGGCCGCCTCCAGCGCCTCCGGCAGGTAGCGCAGCGCGTGGTGCTCCTCGTAGCGTCCGATGATGCCCTGGAGGATCTGCACCGTCTCCGGAACCGACGGCTCGTGCACCACCACCGGCGTGAAGCGGCGCTCCAGCGCCGGGTCCGCCGCGATGAACTTGCGGTACTCGTCGTGCGTCGTCGCCCCGATGCAGGGGAACTCGCCGCGCGCCATCGCCGTCTTCAGCTCGTTGGCCGCGTCCTGCGGGCCCTCGCCCGTGGAGCCCGCGCCCACCAGCGTGTGGATCTCGTCAATGAAGACGACCACGCGCCCCTCGGCCCGCCGCACCTCTTCCTTGAGGGCGTTGAGCTTCTCGGAGAACGAGCCGCGCAGCTGCGTGCCCGCCACCAGCGTGGCCATGTCCAGCTCGACGAGGATCTTCTCCGCCAGCGTGCCACGCAGGCCCAACAGGCGCTGCGCCACGCCCTCCACCACCGCCGTCTTGCCCACGCCGGGCTCGCCCAGCAGGCACGGGTTGTTGGTGCGGCGCTTGCCCAGGATGTCGATGACCTCCTCGACCTCGCGCGCGCGGCCCACCACCGGATCCAGCTTCCCCTCGCGGGCTGCCTGGCTCAGGTTGCGGCCCAGCGACGTGAGCATCGGGAAGGCCTTGGCATCCAGCGTCAGCGGCTGACCCTTGGCCTGCGCGGGCGGCGGCGTGGACGGGCGGGCAACCGGAGCAGGGGACGCGGGAGGCGAGGCGGGCGGCGCCGCGCGAGCCACCGGGGCCGACGGCGCGGGAGGCGCCATGCGCGGCATCGGCGGCACGGGCTCCGCGGTGTCCTGCGTCACGTCGTCCTCGTCCACGTCGATGAGGTCGCGCGGCGACAGCGCGGGCGTCGAGCGCGTGACCGGCGGCGTCGTCACCGGGGGCGTCATGACCGGCGCCGGTGCCGGCGCCGGGCGCGGCACGCTCAGCGCGAACGTGGAGGAGGGAAGGGGGGACGGCGGCGCGCCCACCGGACGGCCCACCGGGGCGCGCGCGGCCAGCGCCTGGCCGTAGCCCGGCTGGAGGCGGCGCGGCAGCCCGCCGCTCGTGGAGTACGCGAGCGCCGTGTTGGACAGGGAGATGAGGTCCAGCCCCGTCCGCCCCAGGAGGTCGCTCGCCGCGCAGCGCTTGCGGATGATGGCGATGAGCAGGTGCAGACAGTCCGCCTCGCCCGCGCGGAAGGTGCTGGCCAACTCGCGGGCGCGCGCGGTCAGCTCCTGCACCACGTTGCCCGTCTCCGCCGGGGCCTCCGTGATGAGCTGCAGGAGCGCGTCCTCGTCCACGCCCTTCTCCTTCAGGAGGAGCTGCGCGCGGTTCTCCACCGTGAACAGCGCCAGCAACACGTGGGCGGACGTGGGCTTCTGGGCGACGCTGCGGGCGATGTCATGCGCCTCATGGAGAACCTGGGCGAGATCCGTGCTGTCGACCATTCATGCTCCGGCAAGCGTCCGGCCGAGCGGAATACACCGTCCGCCGCCCCGCCGCAAAATTTAGGCTACAGACCGCTACAGGATGGATGCAAGGCAGGATAAACCATGGGCCGCGGCCGGATTTCGTTTGGCTGCCCGCCCGTTTCCCGACTCAAT
This genomic interval carries:
- the nadD gene encoding nicotinate (nicotinamide) nucleotide adenylyltransferase — its product is MKVALLGGSFNPPHVGHLMAASYVHATQGVDAVWLMPTFHHPFGKQLESFDARVRMCDALCRETSGWLQTSLVEREVGGGGRTVDTLAFLVERYPDTQFSLIIGSDILRDLPHWKDFERIQRMARVLVLYRAGYPAPDTVGPPLAEVSSTLVRDQLARGIEPGELVPSAVLAVAREEGLYGLRVARAP
- a CDS encoding Rossmann-like and DUF2520 domain-containing protein, giving the protein MVIVGAGRLGGALALALQAKRWPVRVHSRDDAGRERARALGLKPATSADLRKARVCVLCVPDAAVPSVSEALSRELPRTVALVHTAGALPLSALGTQRGRAVGSFHPLCAVSSARDSLAGHTAAISTRSPALRAVLQRMAEDVGFAMFDVPEAHRAAYHAGAVLSAGGLVALADAAVGALGAAGIEPEAALKALLPLMRSALRGIEARGLAGGLTGPIVRGDAGVVAAHLAALPADIAPLYAQLSRRALRLASERLKPEPRAALEALLAKK
- a CDS encoding AAA family ATPase codes for the protein MVDSTDLAQVLHEAHDIARSVAQKPTSAHVLLALFTVENRAQLLLKEKGVDEDALLQLITEAPAETGNVVQELTARARELASTFRAGEADCLHLLIAIIRKRCAASDLLGRTGLDLISLSNTALAYSTSGGLPRRLQPGYGQALAARAPVGRPVGAPPSPLPSSTFALSVPRPAPAPAPVMTPPVTTPPVTRSTPALSPRDLIDVDEDDVTQDTAEPVPPMPRMAPPAPSAPVARAAPPASPPASPAPVARPSTPPPAQAKGQPLTLDAKAFPMLTSLGRNLSQAAREGKLDPVVGRAREVEEVIDILGKRRTNNPCLLGEPGVGKTAVVEGVAQRLLGLRGTLAEKILVELDMATLVAGTQLRGSFSEKLNALKEEVRRAEGRVVVFIDEIHTLVGAGSTGEGPQDAANELKTAMARGEFPCIGATTHDEYRKFIAADPALERRFTPVVVHEPSVPETVQILQGIIGRYEEHHALRYLPEALEAAASLASRYVTDRFMPDKAISVVDLAGSRCHREGKHRVDAADVARVVAKLAGVPEERLLMNDSARLLRLENDLAERVIGHSDPVVRIARVIRRNYAGFASRRPMGSFLFLGPTGVGKTEMARALAEVLFGNRDALVRLDMSEMSESHGVSRLIGSPAGYVGFGEGGQLTEPVRRRPSSVVVLDEIEKAHREVQMLLLQVLEEGRLTDGKGRHIDFSNTVIVMTTNLGAEAFNRTGRAVGFGAADAAAASALDMASDTARKALPPELWNRIDERLPFRPLAEQEVAKIATLILAESSKRLATERGIVYTAGTDVVGHLLKSGGFDPMLGARPMRQVVQRLVEGPLAERILSGEFGAGDRVRVAVQAGQLQFARDAA